A genomic window from Tolypothrix sp. PCC 7910 includes:
- a CDS encoding response regulator gives METVNKIAINTKKILLIDHELIVREVLELCFHDLARWDVLTADSSFSGLEKAELERPDAIVLDIEMRGSFMFLQQLRSNRKTQAIPVVLLSANAKWLDPKFLQQYKISGIILKPFNPVTLPVEIAQLLNWNLNILLDSKNNLKSTIR, from the coding sequence ATGGAGACTGTAAACAAAATCGCCATAAATACCAAAAAAATCCTACTCATTGATCATGAATTAATTGTCCGAGAGGTTTTGGAACTGTGCTTCCACGATTTAGCGAGATGGGATGTACTTACAGCCGATTCGTCATTCTCAGGATTGGAAAAAGCAGAGCTTGAGCGCCCTGATGCAATTGTCTTAGATATTGAAATGCGTGGCAGTTTTATGTTTCTGCAACAACTCAGAAGTAATCGCAAAACTCAAGCAATTCCTGTTGTCCTGCTGAGTGCAAATGCGAAATGGCTAGATCCAAAATTTCTGCAACAGTATAAAATTTCAGGTATCATACTTAAACCATTCAATCCAGTTACTCTACCTGTGGAAATTGCTCAACTGTTGAATTGGAATCTTAATATACTACTTGATTCAAAGAATAATCTAAAATCTACAATTCGATGA
- a CDS encoding PleD family two-component system response regulator, translating into MGITWAGKILIVKDSLREWELMSHYLGDWGYKIVKASSAKEALEIALEERPDAIVTNVVMPGMSGFELCRFLKINLSSQKMPIVICSNKNQAVHHAWARKQGADVYLTKPYTPEDLLSAIKLATEWNYIIS; encoded by the coding sequence TTGGGTATTACTTGGGCTGGCAAGATTCTCATTGTCAAAGACTCTCTGCGAGAATGGGAACTGATGAGTCATTATCTCGGAGATTGGGGTTACAAAATAGTTAAAGCTTCTAGTGCTAAAGAGGCTTTGGAAATAGCATTGGAAGAAAGGCCGGATGCAATTGTTACTAATGTGGTGATGCCAGGAATGAGTGGATTTGAATTGTGCCGCTTCCTGAAAATAAATTTAAGTAGTCAAAAAATGCCAATTGTGATCTGTAGTAATAAAAATCAGGCAGTTCATCATGCATGGGCTAGGAAACAAGGTGCTGATGTTTATTTAACTAAGCCTTATACTCCCGAAGATCTACTAAGTGCTATTAAACTAGCAACTGAGTGGAATTACATTATATCATGA
- a CDS encoding response regulator translates to MKTLPISRYRFFQKIQPLSLLKKITNKSVTGCLQVFSSSGSWSIYIEEGKLIYACYSEKMFELLYRNLQRLSQQISTLPKGIDQQLRAIFETGIENQAIPNPDYLAICWLVNQKYISSSQAGIIIEQLALEVLDSFLKLEEGSYEFIPESFLDDLPKFCYLNLRLLVEQCQKYRGSAPFGDKSSLSQGHLKSQFSPKPGSQFARQVPSQSPITNPPAFPRQGSNQVAETSDNLTANLPQTDNQFHQLEPATTDQKLYTIFCIDDSPSVLNAIKSFLDEQMFSVIGVTDSLKALMEILRTKPDLILLDINMPHLDGYELCSLLRRHSQFKNTPVIMVTAKTGLIDRAKAKIVKASGYLTKPFTQGDLLKIIFQHMV, encoded by the coding sequence ATGAAGACACTTCCTATTAGTAGATACAGGTTTTTTCAAAAGATACAGCCCTTATCTCTCTTAAAAAAAATCACAAATAAATCTGTAACTGGGTGTTTACAAGTATTCAGCTCATCAGGTTCTTGGTCAATATATATAGAGGAAGGTAAACTGATTTATGCCTGCTACTCAGAGAAAATGTTTGAGTTGCTTTACAGAAACTTGCAACGTTTGAGTCAGCAAATTTCAACTCTTCCTAAAGGAATTGATCAGCAGTTGCGGGCAATATTTGAAACTGGGATCGAAAATCAGGCAATACCAAATCCAGATTATCTAGCTATTTGTTGGTTAGTTAATCAGAAATATATTAGTTCTTCCCAAGCAGGGATTATTATTGAACAATTAGCCTTAGAAGTGCTCGACTCATTTTTGAAGTTGGAAGAAGGTAGCTACGAATTTATTCCCGAAAGCTTTTTAGATGACTTGCCAAAGTTTTGTTATCTCAATTTACGCTTACTAGTTGAACAGTGCCAAAAATATAGAGGATCAGCTCCTTTTGGAGATAAATCATCACTATCTCAAGGTCATCTAAAATCTCAATTTTCCCCCAAGCCAGGGTCGCAATTTGCACGTCAAGTGCCATCACAATCTCCAATTACAAATCCACCAGCATTTCCAAGACAAGGTAGCAATCAAGTTGCAGAAACATCGGATAATTTAACTGCGAACCTTCCACAGACAGATAATCAATTTCATCAACTTGAGCCAGCTACTACAGACCAAAAACTATATACCATCTTCTGCATTGATGATAGCCCCAGCGTATTAAATGCTATTAAAAGCTTTCTAGATGAGCAGATGTTTTCTGTGATTGGCGTTACAGATTCATTAAAAGCTTTAATGGAAATTCTTCGCACCAAACCTGACTTAATTTTATTAGACATTAACATGCCACATCTCGATGGGTATGAATTATGTTCTTTATTACGTAGACATTCCCAATTTAAAAATACTCCTGTAATTATGGTTACAGCTAAAACAGGGTTGATTGATAGAGCCAAAGCCAAGATAGTCAAGGCTTCTGGCTATTTGACTAAACCTTTTACTCAAGGGGATTTGTTGAAAATCATCTTTCAACACATGGTGTAA
- a CDS encoding tetratricopeptide repeat protein, which produces MTVSPNLSELLHQGHDQLDGGNYHKALDTFYQAAALEAQNPQVLYALGLACYRLEQYQDAIGYCNQALTIEPNYILALARRGLAYKQLEQTQLAQADFEQVIALTPQDAEDWHGRGLALDELERYEEAISSYDKAIEIKPNFYGAWFNRGNALDELGRYEKAIASYDKAIEIKPDYHLGWNGRGSALWHLERYEEAITAYNKAIEIKPDYHNAWYNQGVALWNLKRYEEAIASYDKAIEIKPDDHDVWNSRGLALDDLERYEEAIASYDKAIEIKADYHYAWNSRGNVLWHLGRSEEALASYNKAIEIKADYHYAWNGRGSTLWHLGRYEEAITSYDKAIEIDHKYYHAWTNRGNTLWKLGHYQEALESYNKAIKINPHYHIALTGQGDALWKLELYQEALESYKKALEVNPNYEMAWNGNGNVLWKLGRYQEALESYRKAIAINPNYEMPWSGQSDALGKLGLYQEALESYKKALEVNPNYEMAWNGNGNVLWKLRRYQEALESYRKAIAINPNYEMPWSGQGDALWKLELYQEALESYNQAIAIKPDYHYAWNGRGNVLLNLRRYQEALAAFDEALRLTDYQFWQAWENRGLAVLKSQDYKAAVKTWDDGINALQVETSEYDIGCGKLYHRKGAILYNYGKQQPDPFTDWLAAKASYEQTLNFLSFDKFPQLHLQILEELLQVCSVLGNNQAFKKRQEEATQKLEELVVNCQNKGQKISLRRKFAAFNQLRVDLRLKSQDKQEHIDALELAEERKNICLYWLWKDWDYQPPRFTYLDMQRLLNPKTAAVYWHVSPLAITTFIVKHNQPPVVLQPQLPDKLKKQNYPPHIYQLKKFQDWMQEWKQAYQDYSQGNYTGTAKESAPWRENMEYMLQNQLRNILEINRIRDELKGVEELILIPHRELHLLPLDYLFPERFNITYLPSFQIGLKLLAQENPFQLNTRQNIVNVATSNLPFATIESVALSAMYPQVRQLQIPPVKPNNLIAELIKNKGLFHFTGHSDHIPEEPRKSFLMLSDSDKLTLGDIVDDNEIDLSQYAVICLSSCETGITSSETLTDEYVGLVSGFLAKGANYVVSTLWTVDERSTAILMIKFYELLKIAKSPSIALREAKQWLRQLTYQSLAVWYKELAQNLHEPQVKDYLITEAKMVENDSDKINAAMPVYAHPYYWAGFILTGKPV; this is translated from the coding sequence ATGACTGTAAGCCCTAACCTATCAGAGTTGCTTCATCAAGGACATGACCAACTGGATGGGGGAAATTACCACAAAGCTTTAGATACTTTTTACCAAGCGGCTGCACTAGAAGCCCAAAATCCACAGGTATTATATGCCTTGGGTTTAGCTTGCTATCGACTTGAACAATATCAAGATGCCATAGGATATTGCAACCAAGCTTTGACAATTGAGCCAAACTACATTTTGGCATTAGCTAGGCGGGGATTGGCTTACAAACAGCTAGAGCAAACACAGTTAGCACAGGCTGATTTTGAGCAAGTTATCGCACTTACCCCACAAGATGCAGAAGATTGGCATGGTAGGGGACTGGCACTGGATGAATTAGAAAGATATGAAGAAGCGATCTCATCCTACGACAAAGCTATAGAAATTAAACCTAACTTCTATGGTGCTTGGTTCAACCGAGGAAATGCGCTGGATGAATTAGGGCGATATGAAAAAGCGATCGCATCCTACGATAAAGCTATAGAAATCAAACCTGACTATCACCTTGGTTGGAATGGTCGGGGAAGTGCGCTGTGGCATTTAGAAAGATATGAAGAAGCTATTACAGCTTACAACAAAGCTATAGAAATCAAACCTGATTATCATAATGCTTGGTATAACCAGGGAGTTGCACTATGGAATTTAAAGCGCTATGAAGAAGCGATCGCATCCTACGACAAAGCCATAGAAATCAAACCTGATGATCACGATGTTTGGAATAGTCGAGGACTGGCGTTGGATGATTTAGAGCGATATGAAGAAGCGATCGCATCCTACGACAAAGCTATAGAGATTAAAGCTGACTACCACTATGCTTGGAATAGTCGGGGAAATGTGCTGTGGCATTTAGGGCGATCTGAAGAAGCGCTCGCATCCTACAATAAAGCTATAGAGATTAAAGCTGACTACCACTATGCTTGGAATGGTCGGGGAAGTACGCTGTGGCATTTAGGGCGATATGAGGAAGCGATTACATCTTACGACAAAGCCATAGAAATTGATCACAAATATTACCATGCTTGGACAAACCGTGGAAATACACTATGGAAATTAGGCCATTATCAAGAAGCATTGGAAAGCTACAACAAAGCCATTAAAATTAATCCTCACTATCATATTGCATTGACTGGTCAGGGTGATGCTTTATGGAAATTAGAACTTTATCAAGAAGCTTTAGAAAGCTACAAAAAAGCACTTGAAGTCAATCCTAACTATGAGATGGCATGGAATGGTAATGGTAATGTCTTATGGAAATTAGGACGCTATCAAGAAGCGCTAGAAAGCTATAGAAAAGCAATTGCAATCAATCCCAACTATGAGATGCCCTGGAGTGGTCAGTCTGATGCACTAGGGAAATTAGGACTTTATCAAGAAGCTTTAGAAAGCTATAAAAAAGCACTTGAAGTCAATCCTAACTATGAAATGGCATGGAATGGTAATGGTAATGTCTTATGGAAATTAAGACGCTATCAAGAAGCGCTAGAAAGCTATAGAAAAGCAATTGCAATCAATCCCAACTATGAGATGCCTTGGAGTGGTCAGGGCGATGCTTTATGGAAATTAGAACTTTATCAAGAAGCTTTAGAAAGCTACAACCAAGCTATAGCAATTAAACCTGACTATCACTATGCTTGGAATGGTCGTGGTAACGTGCTATTGAATTTGAGAAGATATCAAGAAGCACTCGCTGCTTTCGATGAGGCTTTGCGCTTAACAGATTATCAATTTTGGCAAGCTTGGGAAAATAGAGGCCTCGCTGTCCTGAAATCTCAAGATTACAAAGCTGCTGTAAAAACCTGGGATGATGGCATTAATGCACTTCAGGTGGAGACATCAGAATATGACATAGGTTGTGGCAAATTATATCATCGCAAGGGCGCAATTTTGTATAACTACGGAAAGCAACAACCTGACCCTTTTACAGATTGGTTGGCAGCCAAAGCCAGCTATGAACAAACCCTAAATTTTCTGAGTTTTGATAAATTCCCTCAACTACATCTGCAAATATTAGAAGAATTACTGCAAGTATGTTCTGTATTGGGTAACAATCAAGCATTCAAAAAAAGACAAGAAGAAGCGACGCAAAAGCTAGAAGAATTAGTTGTAAATTGCCAAAATAAAGGGCAAAAAATTAGCCTTAGACGAAAATTTGCAGCTTTTAACCAATTGCGTGTAGATCTGCGCCTCAAGTCGCAAGATAAACAGGAACATATAGACGCTTTGGAATTAGCAGAAGAACGCAAGAATATTTGCCTTTATTGGTTGTGGAAAGATTGGGATTATCAACCGCCCAGGTTTACTTACCTAGATATGCAAAGGCTACTTAATCCTAAAACTGCGGCGGTATATTGGCACGTCAGTCCTCTTGCAATCACTACTTTTATTGTTAAACATAATCAGCCACCTGTAGTGCTGCAACCACAATTACCAGACAAGTTAAAAAAGCAAAACTATCCCCCACACATATATCAACTCAAAAAATTTCAAGATTGGATGCAGGAATGGAAACAAGCTTATCAGGATTATTCCCAAGGTAATTACACAGGTACAGCTAAAGAATCAGCCCCTTGGCGAGAAAATATGGAATATATGTTGCAAAATCAACTCCGCAACATTTTAGAAATTAATCGCATTCGAGACGAACTCAAAGGAGTTGAGGAATTAATTTTAATTCCCCATCGAGAGTTACATCTACTGCCCCTAGATTATCTTTTTCCTGAACGGTTTAACATTACCTATTTACCTAGCTTTCAGATAGGTTTAAAGTTGTTAGCACAGGAAAATCCATTTCAGCTAAATACTAGACAGAACATAGTAAATGTAGCTACTAGCAATTTACCATTTGCGACTATTGAATCAGTTGCTTTATCTGCAATGTATCCACAAGTCAGGCAGTTACAAATTCCACCTGTGAAACCAAATAATTTAATTGCAGAATTAATAAAAAATAAAGGATTGTTTCACTTTACTGGACATAGTGACCATATACCAGAAGAACCACGTAAGTCATTTTTGATGTTATCTGACTCTGATAAATTAACTTTGGGGGATATAGTTGATGATAACGAGATAGATTTAAGTCAGTATGCTGTGATTTGCCTTTCATCCTGCGAAACTGGAATTACTAGTTCAGAAACTTTGACAGATGAATATGTAGGTTTGGTAAGCGGATTTCTTGCCAAGGGAGCTAACTATGTTGTTAGTACTCTATGGACAGTAGATGAACGCTCTACTGCTATTTTAATGATTAAATTTTATGAATTATTAAAAATCGCTAAATCTCCTAGTATTGCGCTGAGAGAGGCTAAACAATGGCTACGTCAGTTAACTTATCAAAGTTTGGCAGTGTGGTATAAAGAATTAGCTCAAAATTTGCATGAACCTCAAGTGAAAGATTATTTAATAACTGAAGCGAAAATGGTTGAAAATGACTCGGATAAGATTAATGCTGCTATGCCTGTTTATGCCCATCCTTATTATTGGGCTGGGTTTATTTTAACTGGTAAGCCTGTATAA
- a CDS encoding RluA family pseudouridine synthase yields the protein MSEFNLQVEENSERLDRYLSQELPDLSRSRIQQLIEQGNVQLNDKVCTSKKINLKTGDRISLEIPEAQPLQLQAEDIALDILYEDDQLLILNKPAGLVVHPAPGHPDGTLVNALLAHCPNLPGIGGVQRPGIVHRLDKDTTGAIAIAKTDIAYQHLQAQLQAKTARREYLGVVYGAPKAENGVIDFPIGRHRQDRKKMAVVPIEEGGRNAITHWQIGERLGNYTLIHFQLETGRTHQIRVHSAKIGHPIVGDPVYGSGRSIGVNLPGQALHAWRLKLQHPISGDLIEVTAPPPQTFVTLLEVLRRRSFSSAELQRRD from the coding sequence GTGAGCGAATTTAATTTACAAGTTGAAGAAAATAGCGAACGCCTTGATCGCTACCTTAGCCAAGAGTTACCAGATTTATCCCGTTCGCGCATTCAACAGTTAATCGAACAGGGTAATGTGCAGCTGAATGATAAAGTTTGCACATCGAAAAAAATTAATCTGAAAACAGGCGATCGCATTTCTCTAGAAATACCAGAAGCGCAACCCCTACAACTGCAAGCGGAAGATATTGCTTTAGATATTCTCTACGAAGATGATCAGCTACTTATTCTCAATAAACCCGCAGGTTTAGTTGTCCATCCTGCACCTGGTCATCCTGATGGAACTCTCGTTAATGCTTTATTAGCACATTGTCCTAACCTCCCAGGAATTGGAGGCGTACAACGTCCGGGAATTGTCCACCGTTTAGATAAAGATACAACTGGTGCGATCGCGATCGCCAAAACAGATATCGCCTATCAACACCTGCAAGCACAACTCCAAGCCAAAACTGCAAGACGTGAATATTTGGGTGTGGTTTACGGTGCACCAAAAGCCGAAAATGGTGTGATAGATTTTCCGATTGGTCGCCACCGCCAAGACCGCAAAAAAATGGCGGTGGTTCCCATCGAAGAAGGCGGACGTAATGCAATTACCCATTGGCAAATCGGAGAACGGCTTGGTAATTACACATTAATTCACTTTCAATTAGAAACAGGACGCACCCATCAAATTCGCGTCCACAGCGCCAAAATAGGTCATCCCATTGTTGGTGACCCAGTTTACGGTTCTGGTCGTTCCATTGGGGTAAATTTGCCTGGTCAAGCATTGCACGCTTGGCGATTGAAGTTACAGCATCCTATATCTGGTGATTTAATTGAGGTGACAGCCCCCCCACCCCAAACCTTTGTTACTCTGCTAGAAGTTTTGCGGAGGCGTTCTTTTAGTAGTGCTGAGTTGCAGAGACGCGATTAA
- the trxA gene encoding thioredoxin, which produces MATKKQFNSFEEMLSDSDVPVLVDFYADWCGPCQMMVPILEQVNAQLKDRLRIVKIDTEKYAELATKYQIYALPTLMLFKQGQPVDKIEGVMQAPQLVQHLQTKL; this is translated from the coding sequence ATGGCTACTAAAAAACAATTCAACAGCTTTGAAGAAATGTTGAGCGATTCTGATGTACCTGTTTTGGTAGATTTTTATGCGGACTGGTGTGGCCCTTGTCAGATGATGGTGCCAATTTTGGAACAGGTGAATGCCCAATTAAAAGACCGTCTAAGGATCGTGAAGATAGATACAGAAAAATATGCAGAGTTAGCAACCAAGTATCAAATTTACGCCTTACCCACCCTAATGTTGTTTAAGCAAGGTCAACCAGTAGACAAAATTGAAGGTGTAATGCAAGCACCGCAATTAGTTCAACATCTGCAAACTAAGCTTTAG
- the prmA gene encoding 50S ribosomal protein L11 methyltransferase, which yields MANTWWELQILCEPDLEDTIFWRLENFGCRGTAIESKGKSSLVRAYLPEFQVDLLDLAALSLWLRQDSLCVGLSEPTLNWQLIDEEDWATSWKQYWQPEEIGDRFLINPAWLPFPEFTDRLVIRLDPGVAFGTGNHATTQLCLESLEMRLSELPKSFVNSEPEKEPIVIADIGCGSGILSIGAVLLGAEKVYAVDNDPLAVQSTFSNRALNDISPKRLIPAEGSVDILKKLIEAPVDGIVCNILADVIIELVPEITAITKPSTWAIFSGILLEQSKAVADALEQHGWVIATLWKKKEWCCLNVRRS from the coding sequence ATGGCAAACACCTGGTGGGAATTACAGATATTATGTGAACCAGACCTAGAAGATACAATCTTTTGGCGACTGGAAAATTTTGGCTGTCGTGGAACAGCAATTGAAAGTAAAGGCAAGTCTTCACTCGTCAGGGCTTATTTACCAGAATTTCAGGTAGATTTGTTAGATTTGGCAGCGCTATCACTTTGGTTACGTCAAGATTCTCTGTGTGTAGGGTTATCAGAACCGACTTTAAATTGGCAGTTAATTGACGAAGAAGATTGGGCCACTAGCTGGAAGCAATATTGGCAACCAGAGGAAATAGGCGATCGCTTTTTAATTAATCCTGCATGGCTACCATTCCCAGAATTCACAGACCGCTTAGTAATTCGCCTCGACCCTGGTGTAGCATTTGGCACGGGCAACCATGCCACAACTCAGTTGTGCTTGGAATCTCTGGAAATGCGGTTGAGTGAATTACCTAAATCATTTGTAAATTCAGAACCTGAGAAAGAACCTATAGTTATTGCGGATATTGGTTGTGGTTCTGGCATCCTATCCATTGGCGCAGTCCTACTAGGGGCAGAAAAAGTCTATGCAGTGGATAATGACCCGTTAGCAGTGCAATCCACCTTCAGCAATCGCGCCCTCAACGACATCAGCCCAAAACGCTTGATCCCAGCAGAAGGTAGCGTAGACATCCTCAAAAAACTGATTGAAGCACCAGTAGATGGCATCGTCTGCAACATTTTAGCTGACGTAATTATCGAATTAGTTCCCGAAATCACCGCAATTACCAAACCTAGCACTTGGGCAATCTTCAGCGGTATTTTACTTGAGCAATCTAAAGCCGTAGCTGATGCATTAGAACAACACGGCTGGGTGATTGCTACTTTGTGGAAGAAGAAAGAATGGTGTTGCTTGAATGTGCGACGGTCGTAG